CCCATCTATTAGGGTGGATGAAATCATAGTAGCAACACACACGGTCGCTCGCCTCATCATTACGTGCCAAATGGCGCATGCAAACAACATGGATACACATGAGTATATACACAAGTCACATATATTTGTTCTGCGGAATATGTAGGAGAGTGGTTGCTACGGTTTCAAACTTATGACCTAGCGAACTCGCACTGTATATCCTTTACCATCCCACATGTATTTTATTGATGTTACAATAGTAAGTTTATGAGAGAATTCTCTAAATGCCACTGAAAATTATACCACTTCCCTCATTGCTATTGAAATTCTTCAGTTCCCTTCACTGCCACCACATCAATTTTTCATTCCCTTCACTGCCATTGCCGTCAACAGCCGTTAACGGCCTTCTTATTGACATACAAGCCCCACAAATTGTAAAACAACTCCCCACCGTTTCCCCTGCTTAATTTGCCCTCCTCTTTCAATGACATCATGGCCCCACCTCGGACCGGCCTTACCTGTTCAACACCCCGGCATTGAGGGAGTCTCGAGCACCCGCCCGCCCCTGCACTCCCTTGCCGGCCGGGGCTCTCATCTTGTTCCTGAGCTCCAGCGATTTGCAACACAGATAGCGCTGCTCGTGCGGGCGAGGCTCCGCCGCCCTAGCTCCCAGGCAggcgtggctccaccagtctaCCTCCGGCGATGATTTGGGGGTGACGGCTAGTCCATTTGGTGCCGCCACAGGCAAGCTCCACCGGCCTGCAACGCTGCCGGCCTCCCTCCCCCAATTGGAGCTTGATTCGTTGATCCTTTGCCGCCGAGGGACCTTGAGGGGCGAGCGTCACCGCGCGAGTGAGCTCTGCCGACCCAGAAAAGCCGCTGCGCGAGCGAGCGGTGCCGGCCCAGCCACGGGATGGGCGGGCGAGTGCTGCCGCGTGGACGAGCTCCGCCGGCCTAGCAGCGCCGTCATgcgggcgagctccgccgcgcgGGCACGGTCGTTTTCCCTCCTTGGCGGCCCTTTGTACTCGCGCTCGTCATGCCGGAGCTTCCCTCCTCGGCGGCCGCGCCTCCCTATGACTCCTCAACGGCCTGTGCCTCCCTGCGGTGCTCGGGCGAGCACCGCCAGTGCCTGGAGGCTCGGGGGCCTAGCGCACGGAGGTGACTCGCCGCGGAGGACAAGGCGAGCCCGGTGGCATGGACGCGCTTCCCCGGAAGCCACCGGCCTTGCGCCGCGGCACGCGGGCCATCGCTGGTGACATCCTAACGTCGCACGAGCGCGACCAGCATACGCGTGCGGCCAAGCTTTGCCTGAGCGATGAGACGAAAGAACCACCTGAGCGACGGGAAATTAACAGCTAAGCACAAATTAAGCCTGGGAAATGGTAGGGAGTTGTTTTACAATTTGTGGGGCCCGTATGTCAGTGACAAGGCACTTATGATGTCAATGGCAGTGAAAGGAACGAAAAATTGATGTAGTGGCAGTGAAGGGAACTGAAAAATTTCAATGGCAATCGAGGGAAGTGGTATAATTTTTAATGGCATTGAGAAAATTCTCTTAAAGTTTATTCCTTTCGTCCCTATAATTGTCTAAAACTTCGGTTAGCTACTTACATATCTAACAAAAAAACTGGAAAAAAGCTAAATCGCGTCTAGTCACGAGGAAGCGCGAAGGTACAGTGGCGGCCCGCGGCCTGCTATTAAGGTGGTGGGCTGACATAGCCGATTTTAATATTGCATGGAATAGCTTGACATATACAACTTGATGTAGTCTTCGTGGGAGCAAGTTGAAATGTTGGAACCCGCATGTTTCTTTATTGATGTACCCCTTTTAAAATGTGATAACTTTCTTCTAGATTTTCTATTTTCAACTCCGTTTACACCATCTTGTTCTTCATGATGAGATCTATCAAACTAGATCCATGATACATATGTTTTAAAAAAGTTTTTATGTACTGGCAACTTATGTTATATGTGTAGCAGGTAGTTATGTATTAAGTGTGTGGCAATTTATATGTCACCAACCAATAAAACTATATACATAAATTGCTAAAGAATATTTTTACATGGCATTATTACCTATCTGAAATATATGTACAAGCTGCTACATTATCTCTATATAAATTGGTATATTGTTCCTATATAAGTTGTCTCATCGTCTTTACATAACATAACAATACAGAAGTTATCACAAAATCTCTATGTAATTTgataataacatgatgaaagttaaaggTGTACTACACGTATAAGTTATTGCATTGTATAGATAAGTTGATATTCCTCAATGCACAATTTTCTAAACAAGAAGATTTGTTATCTTAAAAATACAATATAAGTTGCTACATAGTTTGTACACAAGTTAGCACTGTCCATTCAACATAAGTTGACAATAACCTAAAATGACTTCAAAACATGCTACATATAGATATGGATCTTATTTTATAGATCTCTTCGCAAGGAATATAACGACGCAAATGGATTTGAAAACTGTTACTTGATGAGAGAATAATGCTTGTTTAAAGAAAATACACCTATTTTTCCCACCAATGCCAGCAATGATGTCATCAAAAAGCAACTTCTATCTACTACATGCTACGACAAAGCGTGTGTGCGTACGCCAACCAAGTAGACTAAGAGACACATGGTGGCACCAGATGGGTTGCCCTACCCCATTGCGCGACTGGTGGCGCGTTAACTCAatccataaaaaaaatatatttactaCAATATGTACATTTCATCAAAACATCcgattttcatataaaatttgacCTGCATCTGAATCTGtatgaaaatgttataattCCGAAACAAGCTAAAATTCCAATTACTAATGGGAAAGTATTAGGTCTGTTATGAATAGTTATTATCTGCGTCAGCTTGTGTATGAGCTAGCATAGATACATTTGCAGAGCCAGCTTATAATAAGAGAATGTAACTGGTAAAGATAGTTTCTAATGTATCCGTATCATGGTAATACTTGAGGGACTTAAGTATAACGGATTTGCTCGTCTTCAAATGTTTGAAGAGTACAATAGTATGCATTGTATCGATGTTGGATTTCTTAATCTACGTCCAATGACGCGTTTGGAGGTATTACATTGTGGTAGAGGAGGAAAAACGAACCTTTACCTCCTATAAACATGGCATGCAGTAGCTGGCACGTTGTTGACGACAACAGGCGTGAAAGGTAGCTATAAGAGGAAATTAAAGAGACAGACGGCCGGCCTAAATGACCGATTATTCGGGTGTCGCCATCATTGAATGACAGGAAGAATCGAGCGTTTGTCTGGTTCAGTCGTCACTTGTCAACGTGATCAGTGATGGGACTATCCCCACTAGAATCAAAGCTCCAAAGCCCCGGGCATGGTGAGCAGCTATCGTTTTCCTCCATGGtgacgtccgccgccgccggtgacacTGGCAGCAAGTACGCATGGCTCATTACCTCAGCTGGAGAGAAGAGCGGCGGTAGGTCGGCCAGCAGCTCCTCCGACCAGTCGAAGCTCGGAACGGACACCTGCAGCGGGGGGGATAGGGCCGGAGCCGGCGCACCGTCATCATGCGCGAGCATCTCGGACGGCGGCTCAGCTGCATCATCCCAcagagcggcggcgtcggccgtGTCAGCGTGGGACACTGCGGCCGCGTACACCTCGTTCGGGTCGCTGGTGCGGCCGACGTCCGGCGGCGAGCCCGGGAAGTTGAGCCCGTCAacgccggcggggccgcggaGGCAGAGGTACGCGGCGTCGAACGCCCGCGCCGCCTTCTCCGGCGTGTCGTAGGAACCGAGCCATATCCGCTCGCGGCTGTGGGGCAGGCGGATCTCCGACACCCACCGGCCCCACTTGCGCAGCCGCACACCCTTGTACTTCCTCTCtcccgacgccaccgccgccgcgctgggctGCATGTCACGAACTAGAGTGCACCGGGCAATGGCTGCGCGAATCGTCGTTGTGCGTTGTAGGTTGGCAGCTTATGGCctagatgctgctgctgctgagtgCCTGAGTGCATGGGAAACAGGAAGCTCGAGGCTGCTCGTTTTATACGTTCAGGTTGCGGACATCGCAGGAAGGTGGGGACGCGGCCAGAAACGAGTAGGAATGTAGGATGGTGACACATACAGGGACTTTGGCTTTAGTTGTCCGCCCAACACCTGTGCACAGCGAGACTGGGTAACACGTAGACTCAGACTCTTCTAACCGTAGGGTTGTTGTTCCGTCATTTTACATTACGTGTTTTTGCTTTGGACGGTTTGCTAGTGAACCAAAACATCGTCGCAAAATTTTTTTTGCGATTGGGacttttgcatgcatgcatgtcgaGTCTTCTCGTTTTTCTTCTAGAACTAGCTGTATATTATGATGGCTTCGGAAACCATTTAAGCTAGATGAGACTCTCGAGACATTTAAGATGATCATTTGTGTAACACCGCGGCGGCAATGGTTTTTTGCCCCTTATTCTGCTAGCTAGAATAAATGGCCCAAgctaattatattttttttgttatttccaataaatctcaaaggcacATCCAAAGGTGTACTCCGATTCCTTGGTAGGAAGTGCATGCTATTACGACCAGAAGAATTTGATTGGCACTAGAGTTCAACAATCTTGTTGGAAACAAAAAGTTCTGGAGGGAGTATCTCGAAATATGTGGTCGAGTGGTCTCTGCAGCTTCGAACTCATCGCGTGTCGACCTTGCAGTATATATCTTTATCATCCCACGTATATTTTGTTGATGCTGCGATAGTctgttttatttcttttgttcattGTTGTATATAAAACATTGGTTAGCTACTTACATATCTAAATGACttcaaataaagaaaataaactaCAACTTGTACATTTCCTCAAAACATGCGACTTTTATATGCAATTTGGCCTGCATCTGAATCTGTATGGAATTaagtttaaaaaaaagaatccgtATGGAAACTGTATGGAATTaagtttaaaaaaaagaatccgtATGGAAAATTTAGAGACCGGAAACTAGGTAACCATGCAGGTTGAGTGTTATGGGgataaaactcctctcacatatgatAAAACTATCCCTTCTCTCTCATCATAAAGACCTTCCAAgttagcaaaattgctgatgtggcatacaATTTAATGCCCATAGAACTCTCACTAAGACCGGCTTTATAATTCCAAAACAAGCTAATATTCCAATTACTAACGGGAAAGAAATAGAGCTATTATGAATAGTTATTATCGGCCTCGGCTCATAATAACAGCTGATGTAGATAGCTTACGTACGACTATTTGAGTCGTCTCATATTAAGACCGTGGAAATATATGAGAGACTTATCGCTGCTGGCCTTCTAGTACGAGTAACGAC
Above is a genomic segment from Setaria viridis chromosome 4, Setaria_viridis_v4.0, whole genome shotgun sequence containing:
- the LOC117852449 gene encoding uncharacterized protein, with the protein product MQPSAAAVASGERKYKGVRLRKWGRWVSEIRLPHSRERIWLGSYDTPEKAARAFDAAYLCLRGPAGVDGLNFPGSPPDVGRTSDPNEVYAAAVSHADTADAAALWDDAAEPPSEMLAHDDGAPAPALSPPLQVSVPSFDWSEELLADLPPLFSPAEVMSHAYLLPVSPAAADVTMEENDSCSPCPGLWSFDSSGDSPITDHVDK